One Terriglobales bacterium DNA segment encodes these proteins:
- a CDS encoding secondary thiamine-phosphate synthase enzyme YjbQ produces MIFHTEYHTFNTKRHREYIHITPQVDAAVKKSGIREGMVLVSAMHITAGVYVNDNETGLIEDIDEWLEKLAPFREDYQHHNTGEDNGDSHLKSMIVHHQVIVPVTNGKLDLGPWQRVFYAEFDGQRPKRLIIKVMGE; encoded by the coding sequence ATGATCTTCCACACCGAATACCACACCTTTAACACTAAGCGGCATCGAGAGTACATCCACATCACCCCGCAGGTTGATGCGGCGGTAAAGAAGAGCGGCATCCGCGAAGGGATGGTGCTCGTATCGGCGATGCATATCACCGCTGGCGTATACGTCAATGATAACGAGACGGGATTGATCGAGGACATCGACGAGTGGCTCGAAAAGCTGGCTCCATTTCGCGAGGACTATCAGCACCACAACACTGGCGAAGACAACGGCGACTCCCACCTGAAGTCCATGATTGTGCATCACCAGGTGATCGTTCCGGTCACGAACGGCAAACTCGATCTCGGGCCATGGCAGCGAGTGTTCTACGCAGAGTTCGACGGACAGCGGCCTAAACGGCTGATTATCAAAGTCATGGGCGAATAA
- a CDS encoding DNA translocase FtsK, whose product MKFLSVAFNPTKNRRLNELVGFLLFVSALLLFLALASYSPSDPSLNTASNRPAWKPTGNWIGIVGAYGADFALQVFGFAVFMIPVFIVMLGMRWWKSRNVDAYIAKTIGCTALFLFFSGFLGLLPWHWRWMKSVPMEGLLGRIVADVLLHLLNTAGAYIVSLAAMAVALYLCTAFSFGEVKTWALTRFAFLYALRDRYRDWQAARAKARAAKELEKKRSEKPVVATKPVVATKLVQANREETKAAAGPPPVAVPMPANVLPMQPVKTGIERTMEEMSSNGTEHTEPPVTSRADTTSKPKTTMPRATGGFKLPSSVLLHRPEDAFAVNEDELKNLAKVLTEKCSEFDVHGQVTQINPGPVVTTFEMKPEAGIKYSRITGLSDDLCLALRAESILIERMAGKSTVGIQVPNRERETIWLRELIESQEFLGSKSKLTLAVGKDINGRINVADMATMPHLLIAGSTGSGKSVAINAMIMSMLYKSTPDQVRLILVDPKRVELGMYDGVPHLYTPIITEPKLAANALRNAVREMERRLKLLASRGVRNIDQYNKLFEEQRTPSLFEEGTEQEGPIPYIVIIIDELADLMMLDSSNVEESITRLAQMARAVGIHLVLATQRPSVDVITGLIKANFPARMSFRVATKVDSRTILDANGAEALLGRGDMLYLPSGSARVLRLHAPFVTEKEIHSVVEFWKSQATAQYQQAFLEPPKDENGRAEDGGGGSGEDEHDELYEDAVRLVLEFGKASTSLLQRRLRIGYGRAAHLIDLMERDGIVGAADGPKPREVLKRPDWITEVEQSLR is encoded by the coding sequence ATGAAGTTTCTTTCGGTTGCGTTTAACCCGACGAAGAACCGCCGGCTCAATGAGCTGGTGGGATTTCTTCTGTTCGTCTCCGCGCTCCTCCTGTTCCTCGCCCTCGCTTCGTACTCGCCGTCCGATCCGTCCCTGAATACCGCCTCGAACCGTCCAGCTTGGAAGCCGACTGGCAACTGGATCGGCATTGTCGGTGCCTATGGAGCCGACTTCGCCCTCCAGGTGTTCGGGTTCGCGGTGTTCATGATTCCAGTTTTCATCGTCATGCTTGGCATGCGGTGGTGGAAATCGCGCAATGTGGATGCCTACATCGCGAAGACGATCGGATGCACGGCGCTGTTCCTGTTCTTCTCTGGATTTCTTGGCCTGCTTCCGTGGCACTGGCGCTGGATGAAATCCGTGCCGATGGAAGGCCTGCTTGGGCGCATTGTCGCTGATGTCCTTTTGCACCTGCTGAACACAGCAGGCGCTTACATTGTCTCGCTCGCCGCTATGGCGGTGGCGCTCTATCTATGTACGGCGTTCTCGTTTGGTGAAGTCAAGACCTGGGCACTGACGCGCTTCGCGTTCCTTTACGCCCTTCGCGACCGGTATCGCGACTGGCAGGCAGCTCGGGCGAAGGCTCGAGCCGCGAAGGAACTGGAGAAGAAGCGATCGGAAAAACCGGTGGTAGCAACCAAGCCCGTCGTTGCCACGAAGCTGGTTCAGGCGAATCGCGAAGAAACCAAAGCTGCCGCAGGGCCTCCACCGGTCGCGGTTCCCATGCCGGCGAACGTTTTGCCCATGCAGCCGGTTAAGACCGGGATCGAACGCACGATGGAAGAGATGTCCTCAAACGGGACAGAACACACGGAACCTCCGGTTACCAGTCGGGCAGATACGACCTCCAAGCCGAAAACCACCATGCCCCGTGCTACCGGAGGATTCAAGCTCCCCTCGAGTGTGCTGCTACATCGTCCGGAAGATGCTTTTGCCGTCAACGAGGACGAGCTCAAGAACCTGGCGAAGGTGTTAACAGAGAAATGTTCCGAGTTCGATGTGCACGGCCAGGTGACGCAGATCAATCCAGGGCCGGTGGTTACCACGTTTGAAATGAAGCCGGAGGCCGGCATCAAGTACAGCCGGATTACCGGCCTTTCAGACGACCTCTGCCTGGCATTGCGGGCCGAAAGCATTCTGATCGAGCGAATGGCCGGCAAGAGCACAGTAGGCATTCAGGTTCCAAATCGCGAGCGCGAGACGATCTGGCTTCGTGAACTCATCGAGTCGCAGGAGTTCCTGGGCAGCAAGTCGAAACTTACGTTGGCGGTCGGTAAGGACATCAACGGGCGGATCAACGTTGCCGACATGGCGACGATGCCTCACCTGTTAATCGCAGGTTCTACAGGCTCGGGCAAGTCGGTGGCCATCAACGCGATGATCATGTCCATGCTGTACAAATCCACTCCGGACCAGGTGCGGTTAATCCTGGTGGATCCAAAGCGAGTGGAACTGGGCATGTATGACGGTGTGCCGCATCTTTATACGCCCATCATTACAGAACCCAAACTAGCGGCGAATGCGCTCCGAAATGCGGTCCGCGAGATGGAGCGCCGGTTGAAGCTCCTGGCATCACGCGGGGTCCGCAACATCGACCAGTACAACAAGCTTTTCGAAGAACAGCGCACGCCGAGCCTGTTCGAGGAAGGAACGGAGCAGGAAGGTCCGATTCCTTACATCGTCATCATCATCGACGAGCTGGCCGACCTGATGATGCTCGACAGCTCGAACGTGGAAGAGAGCATTACGCGTTTGGCGCAGATGGCACGAGCGGTCGGAATTCACCTGGTGCTGGCGACACAACGTCCGTCGGTGGACGTCATCACGGGATTGATTAAGGCGAACTTCCCTGCTCGCATGTCTTTCCGAGTGGCGACGAAAGTTGACTCGAGAACGATTCTCGATGCAAACGGCGCCGAGGCCCTTCTGGGACGCGGCGATATGTTGTATCTACCTTCAGGATCGGCACGCGTGCTGCGCCTGCATGCTCCATTTGTTACCGAGAAGGAGATCCATAGCGTGGTTGAGTTCTGGAAGTCACAGGCGACGGCGCAATACCAGCAGGCATTCCTGGAGCCGCCTAAAGACGAGAATGGGCGCGCGGAAGATGGTGGCGGAGGTTCGGGCGAGGACGAACACGACGAGCTTTACGAAGATGCAGTACGCCTGGTCCTCGAGTTCGGGAAGGCCTCGACGTCTCTGCTACAGCGCCGGTTGAGAATCGGGTACGGTCGTGCGGCGCATCTTATCGACCTGATGGAGCGCGACGGTATCGTCGGGGCTGCGGATGGTCCGAAGCCAAGAGAAGTACTGAAGCGTCCTGACTGGATCACCGAAGTGGAACAATCACTGCGGTAA
- a CDS encoding DUF2339 domain-containing protein — protein MEELFFFGFLAIVLLCGPWIGLLLLRSRVRQRERQMDERFSHLTQRIYELESLFRHTPASARTSVQPERVPVAEMPPPAEIPIVEQSPIFEPIAESRVSAPPPPPFVDIPHSVTAEQQFEPAPVESRPSLVDRVRSLGSIEEILGKNWLNKLGVILLVIGVAFFLAYQLQTLGPAGKILVGFTVSVALLGSGIWFERNERYRILARAGIGGGWALVFFTTYAMYHVPAAHVLSSQAVDLVLMLAVAFAMVWHTLRYNSQVVTGLAFLLAYSTVFISRVNVYSLSAGAILAVGIVLITLRRCWFELEVFAILGSYLNHFFWSRPIIEPMNGHKRPFPEFFASAGILISYWLIYRVSYVLRKPANQREENISTVAALLNSVMLLAILKYQSVHPEWAFWALLVIGSVEMVLGQLPVTKRRRIAFTVLTTIGAILLVAAIPFRYSGARVSVLWVFEAEALVLLGLWTREVLFSRLGLLATLAAAAQMIAIDVSATFGRRMDGADLSADYRTGLLVLCVAGLILYVNAHYLNRRWPELLGHWIEQRLLRYASYSAAILIVAGLWMTFPEMWTAVVWGAFALGLAIAAKRWGIQDWAVQANVVAALALLRVLVLNFTSTLQYRHISLRLVTVGAVAILYYLTSRWTGFADRARLRRLPDAYTWTASTLLAVLMWYELQATSVALAWCLFGLLLFEIGVKRNTDSLRWQAYVALASSFLRMLFVNLNADPNPGELSARVYTIVPLAIAFFYVYMRRSEVRGTRWEGIVLAFQAWAGMITIASLVRFELPQNWVVTGWAAEALILFATAYLLKNRVFQQQALLLSAAVLFRSLFHNLYARGPQPWSTAAIAVAVSATVLFAGLWLAFTLREPSWPEWKGPRSLFTVLAARPEQLMFFIPLVIVTVLLAVEMRSGLITVSWGLEGVLVFLFALWVGERSFRISGLALLLLCVGKIVVIDVWGLNPRDRYVTFIIMGCALLLVSFLYTRHREAIKQYL, from the coding sequence ATGGAAGAACTTTTCTTCTTTGGGTTTCTCGCCATTGTTCTCCTTTGCGGGCCATGGATCGGCCTGCTGCTGCTTCGTTCTCGCGTTCGGCAACGAGAGCGGCAGATGGACGAACGCTTCAGCCATCTGACGCAGCGCATTTACGAACTGGAGTCTCTGTTTCGCCATACTCCCGCCAGCGCACGTACTTCCGTGCAGCCGGAACGAGTTCCGGTGGCTGAAATGCCGCCTCCGGCAGAAATTCCTATTGTCGAGCAGTCTCCAATCTTTGAACCCATCGCCGAATCCAGAGTTTCTGCTCCGCCGCCACCACCATTTGTGGATATTCCACACTCGGTCACAGCAGAGCAGCAATTCGAACCTGCGCCTGTGGAAAGCCGTCCAAGCCTTGTCGACAGAGTTCGTAGCCTCGGTTCCATCGAAGAGATTCTTGGCAAGAACTGGCTGAACAAGCTGGGTGTGATCTTGCTTGTCATCGGCGTTGCCTTCTTCCTTGCTTACCAACTGCAAACTCTTGGACCTGCCGGGAAGATTCTGGTCGGATTCACGGTTTCCGTCGCCCTGCTCGGTTCCGGCATCTGGTTCGAGCGTAATGAGCGATATCGGATCCTGGCACGAGCGGGCATCGGCGGCGGATGGGCGCTGGTGTTCTTCACAACGTACGCGATGTACCACGTCCCTGCGGCACACGTCCTATCATCGCAGGCAGTAGATCTCGTACTAATGCTGGCCGTTGCGTTCGCGATGGTGTGGCATACCTTGCGCTATAACTCGCAGGTAGTAACGGGCCTGGCCTTCCTGCTCGCCTACAGCACGGTCTTCATCAGCCGGGTGAATGTCTACTCGCTGTCGGCTGGAGCGATCCTCGCCGTGGGGATCGTGCTGATTACGCTTCGGCGATGCTGGTTTGAGCTTGAAGTCTTTGCCATACTCGGCAGCTACCTGAATCACTTCTTCTGGTCGCGCCCCATCATTGAGCCGATGAATGGGCACAAACGTCCGTTCCCGGAATTCTTCGCCAGCGCCGGCATACTCATTTCCTATTGGCTTATTTACCGCGTGTCCTACGTGCTGAGGAAGCCGGCGAACCAGCGCGAAGAGAACATTTCCACGGTAGCGGCATTGCTGAACAGCGTGATGCTGCTTGCGATTTTGAAGTACCAGTCCGTCCATCCGGAGTGGGCTTTCTGGGCGCTGCTGGTGATCGGCTCCGTTGAGATGGTGCTGGGACAGTTGCCGGTAACGAAGCGTCGTCGTATCGCCTTCACCGTACTGACGACGATCGGGGCAATCCTGCTGGTCGCGGCGATTCCGTTCCGATATTCCGGAGCGCGCGTATCGGTACTTTGGGTCTTTGAAGCCGAAGCGCTGGTGCTTCTCGGTCTTTGGACGCGCGAAGTGCTTTTCAGTCGCCTTGGCCTACTCGCGACGCTGGCCGCGGCCGCACAGATGATTGCAATCGATGTCTCGGCAACATTCGGCCGGCGCATGGACGGAGCAGATCTTTCTGCTGACTACCGAACGGGACTGCTTGTGCTTTGCGTCGCGGGGTTGATCTTATACGTCAACGCGCATTACCTGAACCGCCGGTGGCCAGAACTGCTGGGCCATTGGATCGAGCAGCGATTACTTCGTTATGCCTCTTATTCAGCGGCCATCCTGATTGTCGCTGGGCTCTGGATGACCTTCCCTGAGATGTGGACGGCTGTCGTCTGGGGAGCTTTTGCACTGGGACTTGCAATCGCCGCAAAACGTTGGGGCATACAGGACTGGGCCGTCCAGGCGAACGTCGTCGCAGCGCTGGCGCTCTTGCGAGTGCTCGTACTGAACTTTACTTCCACTCTTCAGTACAGACACATCAGCCTGAGGCTGGTCACAGTTGGAGCCGTGGCCATCCTGTACTACCTCACATCGCGGTGGACCGGTTTCGCTGATCGCGCCCGATTGCGGCGGCTTCCCGACGCCTATACCTGGACTGCATCCACCCTGCTCGCGGTGCTCATGTGGTACGAACTACAAGCAACCAGCGTCGCGCTGGCATGGTGCTTATTTGGTCTGCTGTTGTTCGAGATAGGCGTCAAGCGAAACACAGACTCGCTTCGCTGGCAGGCTTATGTGGCTCTTGCCTCGAGTTTCCTGCGAATGCTCTTCGTAAACCTGAACGCCGATCCCAATCCGGGCGAATTGAGCGCGCGGGTATATACGATTGTGCCTTTGGCAATTGCGTTCTTCTACGTCTACATGCGGCGCTCAGAAGTAAGGGGAACGCGGTGGGAAGGGATCGTGCTCGCCTTCCAGGCGTGGGCGGGAATGATCACAATAGCGTCGCTGGTAAGATTCGAGCTTCCTCAGAACTGGGTGGTGACTGGTTGGGCCGCAGAGGCATTAATCCTGTTCGCCACGGCCTACCTCCTGAAGAACAGGGTGTTCCAGCAGCAGGCGCTGCTACTGAGTGCGGCAGTCCTCTTTCGCAGCCTGTTTCATAACCTGTATGCGCGAGGCCCACAGCCTTGGAGTACAGCCGCTATCGCCGTAGCTGTATCGGCGACCGTACTGTTCGCTGGACTTTGGCTGGCGTTCACACTTCGCGAACCAAGCTGGCCGGAATGGAAGGGACCGCGATCGCTGTTCACAGTACTCGCCGCTCGTCCCGAACAATTGATGTTCTTCATCCCGCTGGTGATCGTCACCGTGCTACTGGCAGTGGAGATGCGAAGCGGATTGATTACGGTCTCCTGGGGACTTGAAGGCGTGCTCGTCTTCTTATTTGCCCTGTGGGTAGGAGAACGAAGCTTCCGCATCAGTGGCCTGGCGCTATTACTGCTTTGCGTAGGAAAGATCGTAGTGATCGACGTATGGGGACTGAACCCACGCGATCGATACGTTACTTTCATCATCATGGGTTGTGCGCTGTTGCTGGTGAGCTTCCTCTATACCCGTCATCGGGAGGCAATCAAACAATATCTATGA
- a CDS encoding M48 family metalloprotease, with translation MRRFGLFVVIALLVGGLALSQWRKPQAYASPDAVLHFIGETERELSRLPLSATRLSNADEIRLGNRLAEQYAYIEERDQDDPDINETRQYIDKVGRMLALRANRKLPYKFHYIPDRNMVNAFAIPGGHVYIGLGLLDMMDSEDELASILGHELEHIDRYHAMDRMQVEARLRHLGVFRVIAQVPIALFQAGYSKEQELEADREGTRLAVMAGYSATGAVRILEAFQRKYEEVEKRAKSPQEEVGKVVLATMSEYFRSHPPTNERAAQIRDLMISEKWAPGGERPLQIAYLLWTGRAEQALESDKYRAAEGFATQALQNKPEFERALRLLARAQYLQANFKDASATYARLLKLKPYDGEYIRAFADGITDMLPEDSGSVRQMFETWMKSAEASSTDTWDVKAGIELRDGRPAEAERLIADLKAHPASENNPERMSRIAWWYYRAQDYPRAFSLLESAAQQRPGDGRILTDFAWAAIELQRYQQAIANLQGTRSKTDSAEMAMASAVAHWLAQDKTAALSEYRQAVNQEPAWENRAWVAPQYSTTVLRAISEIKQELEWQKRSTSVADRRAQ, from the coding sequence ATGAGACGGTTTGGTCTGTTTGTCGTGATTGCATTGCTGGTGGGCGGTCTGGCCTTGAGCCAATGGCGGAAGCCGCAGGCGTACGCGTCGCCGGACGCAGTGCTGCATTTCATCGGCGAAACCGAGCGCGAACTAAGCCGCCTTCCGCTCAGTGCGACCCGATTGTCGAATGCCGACGAAATCCGGTTGGGCAACCGTCTGGCAGAACAGTACGCGTATATCGAGGAACGAGATCAGGACGACCCTGATATCAACGAAACTCGCCAATACATCGATAAAGTCGGACGGATGCTGGCCTTGCGAGCGAATCGCAAGCTTCCGTACAAGTTCCATTACATCCCCGACCGAAACATGGTGAACGCTTTTGCAATTCCGGGCGGGCACGTTTACATCGGACTTGGACTGCTCGACATGATGGATAGCGAAGATGAACTCGCGTCCATACTCGGACACGAACTGGAGCACATCGACCGCTACCACGCCATGGATCGCATGCAAGTCGAGGCTCGCTTACGGCATCTGGGCGTGTTCCGGGTTATTGCGCAGGTTCCCATCGCGCTGTTCCAAGCCGGATACAGCAAAGAACAGGAACTGGAAGCGGACCGGGAGGGCACACGACTGGCGGTAATGGCCGGATACTCGGCAACCGGAGCTGTCCGTATTCTCGAAGCATTTCAGCGCAAGTATGAGGAAGTGGAGAAACGCGCTAAATCGCCTCAGGAAGAAGTAGGGAAAGTCGTGCTGGCGACAATGTCTGAATATTTTCGTTCGCATCCACCGACCAACGAGCGTGCCGCACAAATCCGCGACTTGATGATTTCGGAAAAGTGGGCGCCTGGGGGTGAAAGGCCACTGCAGATCGCATACCTGTTATGGACCGGAAGAGCTGAACAAGCCTTGGAGTCGGACAAGTACCGCGCAGCCGAAGGATTTGCCACTCAGGCGCTACAAAACAAGCCGGAATTTGAGCGTGCCCTCCGATTGTTGGCGCGAGCACAGTATTTGCAGGCCAATTTCAAGGACGCCTCCGCAACGTATGCTCGCCTACTGAAATTGAAGCCCTACGACGGAGAATACATTCGAGCGTTCGCCGACGGGATCACCGACATGCTTCCGGAGGACAGCGGCAGCGTCCGCCAGATGTTTGAAACATGGATGAAATCCGCCGAGGCTAGTTCGACTGACACCTGGGATGTGAAGGCTGGAATCGAACTTCGTGACGGACGTCCGGCAGAAGCGGAACGCCTAATCGCGGACTTGAAAGCACATCCCGCATCGGAGAACAATCCCGAGCGCATGAGCCGGATCGCTTGGTGGTATTACCGAGCACAGGATTACCCCCGCGCGTTCTCGCTGTTAGAGTCGGCAGCCCAGCAACGGCCGGGTGATGGCCGCATACTGACTGATTTCGCGTGGGCAGCAATTGAGCTACAACGGTATCAACAGGCAATTGCTAACCTGCAAGGCACAAGATCGAAAACAGATTCGGCAGAAATGGCGATGGCTTCCGCCGTCGCGCATTGGCTGGCTCAGGACAAGACCGCAGCCTTATCAGAGTACCGGCAGGCAGTGAATCAGGAGCCGGCGTGGGAGAACCGCGCCTGGGTAGCACCCCAGTATTCAACAACGGTGCTGCGAGCCATATCGGAGATCAAGCAGGAATTGGAATGGCAAAAGAGATCAACCTCTGTTGCGGACAGGCGAGCGCAGTAG
- a CDS encoding helix-turn-helix domain-containing protein, with protein sequence MARKDQAAELLRQGCSPTQIAQQMRTTPAAVMQYLCVKIGEGELRRSDIAFSLPPETRTAIEEAIKKTGSTSAGVVGRELRKRGIRANRVDVGIYIHYRRARVVLGDMYELVRTVEVRLHSFLKQAFITEFGEEQWWRSGVPDNIRADCAALLEKDPEPADEPYCYTHLINLREILDKRWSVLTKYMPKALLNQKKELLDRITKLNRIRNSVMHPVRNAAPSESDFEFVRDLERDLADLRVHNPAEKEEVPLAEAIEAAEQGSAPHELVTTITDANAEETPPQEEVA encoded by the coding sequence ATGGCCCGTAAAGACCAAGCCGCCGAACTACTTCGGCAAGGATGCTCGCCGACCCAAATCGCCCAGCAGATGCGGACAACTCCGGCCGCCGTTATGCAATACCTTTGCGTGAAGATCGGCGAGGGTGAGTTGCGGCGGTCGGACATCGCCTTCTCTCTTCCTCCGGAAACCCGAACGGCAATCGAAGAAGCTATCAAGAAGACAGGCTCTACTTCTGCCGGGGTCGTCGGCCGCGAACTGCGCAAGCGTGGCATTCGTGCCAACCGAGTGGATGTGGGCATTTACATTCATTACCGCCGTGCGCGAGTCGTGCTCGGCGATATGTACGAACTGGTCCGGACAGTAGAGGTCCGCCTGCACAGCTTCCTCAAGCAGGCGTTTATCACAGAGTTCGGCGAGGAGCAGTGGTGGCGAAGCGGCGTTCCGGACAACATCCGGGCAGATTGCGCGGCCCTGCTCGAAAAAGATCCCGAGCCCGCCGACGAGCCATACTGCTATACGCACCTGATCAACCTGCGCGAGATTCTGGACAAGCGCTGGTCCGTTCTCACGAAGTACATGCCGAAGGCGTTGCTGAACCAGAAGAAAGAGCTGCTCGATCGAATCACAAAGTTAAACCGCATCCGAAACAGCGTTATGCATCCCGTGCGCAACGCAGCACCGTCGGAAAGTGACTTCGAATTCGTGCGTGACCTGGAACGTGATCTGGCGGACCTGAGAGTTCATAATCCGGCTGAGAAGGAGGAGGTGCCTCTGGCAGAAGCCATCGAGGCTGCGGAACAGGGTTCTGCGCCCCACGAACTGGTAACCACCATCACCGATGCGAATGCCGAAGAAACTCCGCCGCAGGAGGAAGTCGCCTGA